Part of the Companilactobacillus zhachilii genome is shown below.
GGGAGTTAGAAATCAATGGAATTAGATGATGTACACACTATTTTAATTATCGGTCCAACTAGCAGTGACAAAAACGTCGATCTCTCAACTGCCCTCTATGACACAGTCGATATTTTGTATCAACTAGGCTATAAGACATCAATTATTGTTGAAGACCCAACACTTTTATTATCTTCAGGTATTTTTTATGACAAAACGATTGTTGAAAAGGTGACTGGAGACAATGTTTTAAAATTTGTTCAAAAGTATCATCCTGATGCTATTTTACCTACCGTTGGAGATCGAAATGCTTTAGGAATTGTTTCAAGTTTAAATGGAAAAATTGGTAGCACAAAAGTTTTAGGTGCTACTTTTTCTGCGTCCTTAGCAACATTTAAACGGGAATTATTCATTAAGAAGTTAACTAAGGCTAACTTACCAGTTATAAAATTTATTTCGTCTGACGATGAAAAGGAAATATATAGTTTTATTCGCTCAATTGGCTTTCCTATTATTGCTAGAAGACGTTATTCTAACCGCCATTCGAGTGGTTGGACTAATATCAACAACTTATTTGAACTAGATAACTTTATGGCGATGGAAGATGTTTCGGATACAAAGATTGAAATTGAACGGAGTATTCGCGGATTCAGTGAGTATTCCTTTACCATTTTACGTGATCGATATGACAATTCTTCTTTAATTGGAACGATTGAAGATATCGAGCCTATTGGTATTCATCACTTAGACTCTAATCTAATTTCACCGGCAATTTCTTTGAACGACTCGAAATTGCAGCGTTTACGGAATTATTCGATCAAGCTTGCCCGAGCCTTTAATATTGTTGGTATTTGTACGGTTCATTTTGCATATAACCATACGACTAAGGAATCTTATATTACTGAATTCATTCCTCGTTTGAGTGAAGAAACAAAGTTTTTGGAGTATGCCACAAGTTATCCGATTGCAACCGCAGTGGTTGAACTTTGTTTGGGTTACCACCTAGATAAGTTACAGCTAGATGCTGGGAACAACTTTAATGGTGCAACGGAACCATTTGTAGATCATTTAACTTCTCGTTTTCCTCAATGGAAGACCCCTGGTCAAAAATACTTAGGACCAAGTAAGACTTCTGACTCGAGTATTGTTGTTAATGGCTTTAGTTTGGAAGAAGTCTTGAACAAGGGTGCTTTAAACGATAAATTGAACAATAATTTTGACCGTTACAATGAATTACGTAAATTAGATGATGATGAACTATTTGAAAAAATTATTCATCCTACTAATTGGTTACTTGACGTCTTATCAGAAGCTTTACGTCGGAATTTTGAAATGCCAGTGCTTTCTGAAATTACCGGGGTCAATTTGCCATATCTAACCGCGCTCCAAAACATCATCAACAACAGCCTGATAATTCGTGAAGGTGAGATTGATGGCAAAAATGTTGAACGAATGGTTGAGATGGGGGTTAAAGGCGTTGGTCACAGCAAATTACTTCTCGACAGTCCTGATATTGTGACAAAAACAGTTGTTAAGAATAAACGTGCCGTCTCAGTCGCTAATAATGAGTATATCAACCATAATTACTTTGTAACGAGTGGAATTAGTGATGAACTAGAGTTGAGTGATAAAAAGAAAATCATCGTTAGAACGCCAATTATTACGTCTAAGACAGATATCATGATTCGCCAGTTTGTTTTATTCCAATTAGCAAAATCGATTGATCAAAATGGCTTGGAGCCAATCATTATTGGTCGTGAACCATGGAATGCCCCTTTATCAATGCGGAGAAAAGTAGTTGAGATCGACGACCCCCACATGGAGATGAAGAGTTTAGACTTGATTAAGCGAGATAATGTTTTAAACGTGATCGATTTGTCAAAGAATTTAGTTGATACGCAAGATGACCAAGTCTTTCAATTCAGTGCGCAAGAGATTAAGAATATCGACTTGAAAGGTGATACGACTTTACGCGTTATGGTTGTTAGTGATGGTGAAAATTATTTGGCTCCATCAGTTATTTATCGAGCTAAACGTGATAATCACCTTTACGAAATTAGTTCAGTCAATGCCTTTCTAACACCTGAAGATCGAGTCGAGATTGCTAAGCTGATTACGTTGGAATTAGAAGATGACAAGGAAGTTGATATCTTTAACTTTGAACTGGTCAAGAGTAATGATCATTGGCTTGTAACAAAGAAGTATCGGGGGATGACCGATGATATTATCCGTCATGAATTAGCTAGCTCGGTTCATGTGATCGATACTTTAGTTAAGCTATTACTAGGGAACAAAATTGGAGCTAATTTAACTTTAGAAAAAGTTTTTGATAACTTTGATGATAAATATTTACTTACGATTGATGACAAACGTTATAAACTATTAGATCAAGATGAAACAGCTAATAAATTAAACGAGCTGCGTCAAAAAGAAAATTAAAAAGAGTTTGTAATAGAACAAATGACTCCAGCAATCCAAAATTGGATGACTGGAGTCATTTGTTTTATTGCTCGAAAATTGAGTGTTATTTTATTGCTCTTTCAAGTCAGCGACAAGTTTGCGGTCAGGATCAACAAGGACTGTCTTTTGACCTTCAAAGATAACGAAGCCCGGTTTAGCACCATTAGGTTTTCTAATATGCTTGATTTGTACATAATCAACCGGAACTTTACTGGAGTCACGAGCTTTAGAGTAGTAAGCAGCAATCGTGGCCGCTTGCGTAATTGATGTTTCATCTGGATCACTCGTCTTTAAGATAACATGAGAACCGGGGATGTCCTTAACATGGAACCAATAATGATTCTTTTGCGAAAGCTTCATCGTTAATTGGTCATTTTCCAAGTTATTCTTTCCGACAACAATTTCAACGCCGGTAGTAGTCTTAAAGTCTTCACCGAGCTTCTTTTTGCGTTTTTTACGAGCATTCTTACGCTTCTTCTTGATATAACCTGAATCAATTAACTCATCAACAATACCGTCGACATCTTCAATATCCACGTATTCTAATGATGCTAAAACAGATTCTAAGTAATTAACTTCGTTAGTTGTGATTTCCAATTGTTCCTTAATGTGGGGAATTGAATTTTGCAACTTACGATATTTCTTGTAATAGCTTTGAGCGTTCAATGAAGGCGAGTATTCAGGATTTAACTTGATAGTTACGTCTTCATTATTGTAATAGTTCGTTAGTGTGATGGAACTTGACCCATGTTGAATCTTAGACATATAAGTCGTCAGTAATTCACCATAAAGGTTGTATTTATTCATTACGTCCGTCGCAGCTAATTGCTTATTGAGCTTCTTAACTTTTGACTTATCTTTCTTCAAAATAATTCCCAGACGGTGCGTAATACTCTTAGTTTGTTGTTCAATTCGATCTAAACGGGCTTTATCAAGATAATAGTTATCTAGTAAGTCACTGAGGGATGGATATTCACTAACTTCAGTCGTGGTATTACTAAAAGCAATCGGGAAGAAGCCTAGTTTATGTTTATTGTTATTAGCAGTATTAGGATGAATTTCATTTTGATAGCGATTTAAGAAATCGTCTAATGAATTTCCTTTGGCAATAGTTTGTTCCAACTCAGCTGAAGTGTCTAAGCCAATACCTTCGAATTTTTTACGAATATCGGCGGCAGACATTTCTGAAAGATTTTCTGCTTTCGTTGAAAATGGATTTATTTTATTTTGTGCAGGCGGTAATTTATAATCATCACCTGGTAGCAAACCACGAAAACTATTATTTTCCGGTGAAACACGTTTGATCAAGTCAATTATCTTACCGGTTTCCTTATTGATTAGGAAGATATTACTATGGCGGGCCATAATTTCAATAATCAAAGTATAGCCGTGAATATCTCCTAGTTCATTTTTGGCCGAGAGGTCGATTAAAACTACTCGATCATTGTTTAATTGGCGAAAATCTTCAACGATGGCACTTGTAATATATTTACGTAGTGACATAACAAACGTTGATGGTTTGGCAGGGTTAGCAAATGGTTGATTTGTGATTTGCACCCTGGCATATGAGGGATGAGCCGATAATAGTAACTGACGGTTCTTACGATTACTTCTAACCGTCAGAATCAATTCGTTGGCGAATGGTTGTTGAATTTTACTAATACGTCCACCGCGAAGATTCTGATTTAATTCGTTTACCATAGCATGGGTAAACATTCCATCAAAAGACATATTTTACTTCCTTTCTTAAATTACACGATAATTTCTGAAACTTTTAATATGTAACAAATATAAAATTGCGTGAATATGATATAATCTAATGGTTATACAATCATTATACGTAACTGAACAAGGAATTGATAAATTTATGAAAATAGCCATTGTAACAGATAGTACATCTTATTTGCCACAAGAAACAGTCGATAAATATAATATAACAGTTGTGCCAATAGAGGTAGTATTTAATACTAAAACATATCGTGAAGATATTGATATTACAACATCAGAGTTTTATGATATGCTTCAAAAATCACCAGAGTTACCTTCAACAGCACAGCCTTCGATTGGTGCGATGATGAAGATATACGATAAATTGGCTAAAGAAGGCTATGATACCGTAATTTCAATTCATTTAGCAAGTACCATTTCAGGTTTTGTAAATAATCTTAAAACGGCTGCACAAACAATCGACAATATAAACGTCGTTGTTTATGACTCTCACATTACAGTTCGTTTAATGGGTTATTTAGCTCAAGAAGCTGCTCGCATGGCACAACAAGATAAATCAGTAGACGAAATTATTGACCGCCTGGATGCATTACGTTCCTCGATTGGTGAATCTTTCGTTGTTGATGATTTAAAAAACTTAGTTAAAGGCGGACGCCTATCAAATACATCTGCTGTCATTGGTACAGTTTTGAATATTAAGCCTTTACTTGAGTTTGATGATGAATCACATAAAATTGTAGCATACGACAAAGTTCGTTCAATGAAAAAGGCCAAATTAAAAGCCGAAGAAAAACTAAATGCAGCCATAGACGCAAGTCCATATCCATTACGCTTGTTAGTCTTGGATGCTGACGACCCAGAATCAGGAGACCGTTGGGCTCAAGAAGTTCATGAAAGATATCCTGAAATGACTTTGGATCGATCATATTTTGGCCCTGTTATTGGTACTCATTTAGGTAAAGGTGCTTTGGCACTGGCCTGGATTCGTGA
Proteins encoded:
- a CDS encoding ATP-grasp domain-containing protein, which encodes MELDDVHTILIIGPTSSDKNVDLSTALYDTVDILYQLGYKTSIIVEDPTLLLSSGIFYDKTIVEKVTGDNVLKFVQKYHPDAILPTVGDRNALGIVSSLNGKIGSTKVLGATFSASLATFKRELFIKKLTKANLPVIKFISSDDEKEIYSFIRSIGFPIIARRRYSNRHSSGWTNINNLFELDNFMAMEDVSDTKIEIERSIRGFSEYSFTILRDRYDNSSLIGTIEDIEPIGIHHLDSNLISPAISLNDSKLQRLRNYSIKLARAFNIVGICTVHFAYNHTTKESYITEFIPRLSEETKFLEYATSYPIATAVVELCLGYHLDKLQLDAGNNFNGATEPFVDHLTSRFPQWKTPGQKYLGPSKTSDSSIVVNGFSLEEVLNKGALNDKLNNNFDRYNELRKLDDDELFEKIIHPTNWLLDVLSEALRRNFEMPVLSEITGVNLPYLTALQNIINNSLIIREGEIDGKNVERMVEMGVKGVGHSKLLLDSPDIVTKTVVKNKRAVSVANNEYINHNYFVTSGISDELELSDKKKIIVRTPIITSKTDIMIRQFVLFQLAKSIDQNGLEPIIIGREPWNAPLSMRRKVVEIDDPHMEMKSLDLIKRDNVLNVIDLSKNLVDTQDDQVFQFSAQEIKNIDLKGDTTLRVMVVSDGENYLAPSVIYRAKRDNHLYEISSVNAFLTPEDRVEIAKLITLELEDDKEVDIFNFELVKSNDHWLVTKKYRGMTDDIIRHELASSVHVIDTLVKLLLGNKIGANLTLEKVFDNFDDKYLLTIDDKRYKLLDQDETANKLNELRQKEN
- a CDS encoding Rqc2 family fibronectin-binding protein; translation: MSFDGMFTHAMVNELNQNLRGGRISKIQQPFANELILTVRSNRKNRQLLLSAHPSYARVQITNQPFANPAKPSTFVMSLRKYITSAIVEDFRQLNNDRVVLIDLSAKNELGDIHGYTLIIEIMARHSNIFLINKETGKIIDLIKRVSPENNSFRGLLPGDDYKLPPAQNKINPFSTKAENLSEMSAADIRKKFEGIGLDTSAELEQTIAKGNSLDDFLNRYQNEIHPNTANNNKHKLGFFPIAFSNTTTEVSEYPSLSDLLDNYYLDKARLDRIEQQTKSITHRLGIILKKDKSKVKKLNKQLAATDVMNKYNLYGELLTTYMSKIQHGSSSITLTNYYNNEDVTIKLNPEYSPSLNAQSYYKKYRKLQNSIPHIKEQLEITTNEVNYLESVLASLEYVDIEDVDGIVDELIDSGYIKKKRKNARKKRKKKLGEDFKTTTGVEIVVGKNNLENDQLTMKLSQKNHYWFHVKDIPGSHVILKTSDPDETSITQAATIAAYYSKARDSSKVPVDYVQIKHIRKPNGAKPGFVIFEGQKTVLVDPDRKLVADLKEQ
- a CDS encoding DegV family protein; translation: MKIAIVTDSTSYLPQETVDKYNITVVPIEVVFNTKTYREDIDITTSEFYDMLQKSPELPSTAQPSIGAMMKIYDKLAKEGYDTVISIHLASTISGFVNNLKTAAQTIDNINVVVYDSHITVRLMGYLAQEAARMAQQDKSVDEIIDRLDALRSSIGESFVVDDLKNLVKGGRLSNTSAVIGTVLNIKPLLEFDDESHKIVAYDKVRSMKKAKLKAEEKLNAAIDASPYPLRLLVLDADDPESGDRWAQEVHERYPEMTLDRSYFGPVIGTHLGKGALALAWIRDFDKS